The Corvus cornix cornix isolate S_Up_H32 chromosome 26, ASM73873v5, whole genome shotgun sequence nucleotide sequence CAGGGGCACAGCCGtgcccatcctgctcctgctgctgctgggcacgGCGCCTGCCCGCgcccagccctcctgcctccaCTTCCCCGACCTCCTGCCTGCCAAGCTCAGAGAGCTGAGGGTCAAGTTTGAGGAAATTAAGGATTATTTTGTAAGTATCaccctgctgctttctcctcGTTCTGCCTTTTTCGCAATGTTCTGGGAtctggaggagggggaagaacTTCCTCCCAGCAGAAATGATTTGGCTGCGTTGCGTTACGGGTGAGCAAGAGCAGCTCGGTTTCACTGCTCACTGAGAGaaaatctgcaaggcttttctTCCTAGTTTTAATTACAATGAACTCGAGATTTCATAATGAACCTTTGCAAACCTTTCTAGCCAGGCTTCCCCAGAAATGTTGCAAACCAAGTTAATCACTGAATTAATAGGAAGGAAATTGTCTTTTCTTTAGGGCACCAAGGTCCAGCCCTGCTGAAGTCAGTGCCAGGTGAAAAGGGAAACCTTTTGCTGCAGattctttctttgaaagaacCACAAAAGCCTGCACCGGGTATTTTATGagtggaggagcagagcagtaACTGAGCACCTGCTTTGGTGCCTGTGCAAGGTCGCTGCTCTGCATCACAGGAGCCTCAGGGCTGCTGAGCAATCAGCACTCGGTGCACTCAGAGCATCTGCCATGGCATCAGTACTGATAGAGGCGGCTGGTCACAGCTCTGTTGCTGTTTTAGTCCATGTCAGTGTGTTTTAGCAATAAAACAAGATAATTCTCCAGACTGAATCTCAAGCTGATGTCATGGCTTGTATTCGTTACCAAACAAACACAGCCAAGACTTCAGATGTAGAGCTTGCTGTGAACCTCCCAGATAATGTtgggaaagaatatttttaacctCTCAGGACAGCTTTGAAGCCTTTGATGCTTTGGGTGGTGCCTGCCCACCCCACCGCAGTTGGTGCGACAGAGGCGCCTCGGGAACAAACTCCCACTTTCCCCATCAGCTGGAGGCTTACAGGGGTAACAGAACCAGGGGGATTAaaccctcctgccctggcagagaGGTCGGGGTGGCTCCCAGGGGCTGCCACGGCTCTGACTCCTCTCTGAGGAGCGTTGGTGTCTACAGCAGCACCTCACACAACACCACCCTGCGCAGCTGAGGCGAGCGAGCGgctccagctcagctggagcagtTTGACGTTAACAAAATCAATGGCACCAAAGGTTGTGAttgcattttcctgctgtccTGACCTGACAGTCCTTGTGCTTCAAGGATGAGGACCAGAGAATTGGTGACTCCTGTGCCTGGTGTCACGGTGCTCTGCACGCTCCTGCGCTGGGTGCcctctgcctttgctgcaggGAGACCTTAAATGAAGACAAGGGAAGGATCATTTGTTAGGGTAAATTGAAAGAATTGACTGCCTGCCtgaaaaactcatttttaaCTCCATCCTCCCCCAGCAATCGAAAGATGACGACCTCAGCATCCAACTGCTCAGCTCCGACCTGCTGGAGGAATTCAAGGTAAGAATCGCATTCCCTCGCGagttccttctccttccccatcctTCCCCGGCGTTTCATAAGAGGGGAAGCCAGCTGGAAACTGGGGCATGCGCTGCTGTCACgccaggctggctgtgccacCCTGCAGGGACACGTGTGGCTGCGGCGGGGCTGGCGCTGCTTCCCCCGCAGCCAGCGCGGCTCCCACGCCCGGCTCTGGTTTGTACAAACGCCCACACCCCGTGCTGGTGGCCATCCCCAACCAGGCTTCCCCCTCCTGTCGCCCCAGGGGAGCCTCGGCTGCCAGTCGGTGTCAGAGATGATGGGGTTCTACATGGAGGAGGTGCTGCCCAGCGCAATGAAGACCAGCACGCACCACCAGCAGAGCATGGGCGACCTGGGCAACCTCCTGCTGAGCCTCAGGACCATGATGAGGCGCTGTGTGAGTGGGGCTCGGCAGCACGGGGgtgggcagggtgggcagagggtccccaggagcagggcaggtgcaggagcagggatccaggcaggcagggcccTCGAAGATGGGGTTTGTGCTCACCATCAGTTAAATGACGATGGTGCAGGAGCACCACgtgcagccagccctgcacgTCAGAGCCCGGCTGAAGAGACAAagagagggcaggaggaggtCTGACCCTTACCTCGATGCTGGGGCTCCCAAAATCACACCTGCTGCGGCCATGAGTCCATCAGTGCAGTCAGCCGGGACAAACCCTGTCCcagacacagggacacagggctgggaacGGCCTGAGGGTCCAGGCTTGGGTCACTCCGGCTCCTTCCATCAGAGCCCGGTGCAAAGCAGCTGGAATTGCTGCCCCCGTGGCCCcacaggggaaggggaaggtggggagcagcagtgacaagggacaggaggaggggacagccaCCACCACACCCCTGGGGAGGAACCCCTGGGCTGAGGCCGCTGCTCGTGTCCCTTTGCAGCACAGATTCTTCACCTGCGaggacaggagcaggagcatgAAGCACATCAAGGAGACCTTCACTAAGGTAAGGCCACGCTCAGGGGCTGGGCCGGGATGGGAGGAACCTGCTGCCACGGCAGGGCAGAGATCTGAGAGTGGAGAACAGAATCCCAAAAAGTCTTTAACCACATAAATTCTTGCAGCAGAGGAATCCAGAGGGCAGTGATTGAAGGGTGGGAATTCCCAGGGGATCAGGCAGAGAAGCTGGAGGTGTCCGTGGAAGGAGGACTTGTCCAGGCATTGTACATCCCATATCTGTGACAGTCACACTAAACACACCCGGCTTTCCCTGCAGATGAACAAGAACGGAATCTACAAGGCCATGGGAGAGTTTGACATCTTCATCAACTACATCGAGAAATATTTGATGATGAAGAGAAGGAATTGAGAGCACCCCCGGGTCTGCATCTTCCACACCAAATCCTGCTACTTGTTCAAAAATCACTTTAGGCTGCAAGAGCTCAAATGAAGTTATCTCAGGGTTCAGGTTAATAACTTCCAgcttaattttgtatttaaaagttatttttttaataattgaatttattatttattacttcaAATACCTCAGTGTTGATGTTTACAATGTGTTTTGAAGAAAGGAGTGATGAGCTTGTAAATTACTATTTATTGTTCGatattttaatactgtttaTCATAGTGCTATTTTATTCATAGCTTCAAAACATCCAAAGCAGCATTATTCTGGAGGGCAGACAATGAGCTGAGCTTATCCTGAGTGCAATTCCACTCCTGATTAGAAGCAATTCCAGCTCTCAGTtcaacaaaatttaattttaagcaaaTGATCCTCTCCTCCTATCCTATCTCTCTGTTTATTTATGCAATCAGGTGCTTTTATGTTTAGGAGGAGAACAAGCCACAGCAACAGCTTGGTTAACTCCACCTTAGACTTCAGCCTGTAGGTTAGTCCagactaaattttaaaaattagtagtAGGAATGAAATGTTTGGTTCTAATAGAACTTGACTTAAATATCGCTCAGCATCTgccttccagagctgctgggtcGGCCACTCTGCACTTTCCAAAGTTAACCTTACTATTTTCCAGTCTCTGATTGGGTTTTGCTCACTGTTTTACTGTTGTTAATCTCCTCGTAGAACTTAGAGGATATTTTAGTTAACCACCATTTTAAGGTGGCTTGGGTAATTTGCATTCAAATCcatgctcccagcactgccgaTATTGGGATTGGATTTTTAATCCCCAcgagcagtgggagcagctccagtgcccCAAAAGTGGCTGATTTTAGGGCTCAGCTTCCTCCTCACCCCGGCGTGCTGCGCTGCCCCAGGAGGACACTGAGCCCGAGGAAAAGGCCACAACCCCAGAGAGGCTTTTACTTCTAACATTTAGGAGTGAAAGGGCCCCCACCCGATGAAACACTGCCAGTTTGGTGTTTGCCGTGCAAGTCCCGGCTGAGGAGAGGTTCTTTATACCGCATTTACTCTTTGTGCACATTACGGAGGCGGCCCGCCCGCCCGGGAGCTCGGCATCCCGGAGCAGGGCAGCAACGCTGCTCCGTGGGTCGCTCCTCCTGCTGAAAGTGCAGGCTCAAGGGCAGCCAAAGCCTGTAAAACTTAAATTAAGCTTCTTCCCGGGGCACATTAA carries:
- the IL10 gene encoding interleukin-10 gives rise to the protein MRTCSRGTAVPILLLLLLGTAPARAQPSCLHFPDLLPAKLRELRVKFEEIKDYFQSKDDDLSIQLLSSDLLEEFKGSLGCQSVSEMMGFYMEEVLPSAMKTSTHHQQSMGDLGNLLLSLRTMMRRCHRFFTCEDRSRSMKHIKETFTKMNKNGIYKAMGEFDIFINYIEKYLMMKRRN